The sequence below is a genomic window from Bosea sp. F3-2.
TGGCGCGGCGATGCCGTCGCGGTCGCCAAGCGGGCGCTCAAGGCGGGCGAGATGCTGGACGGCGAGGGCGGCTACACCGTCTACGGCCGGCTGATGCCGGCGGCCGCGAGCCGAACCTGCAGCGCGCTGCCGATCGGGCTCGCCCATGGCGTCAAGCTCAAGCGCGATGTCGCAGCCGGCCAGCCGGTGACGGAAGCGGATGTGACGCTGGACGAAAGCCAACCGATCGTCTCACTTCGTCGTGAGCTCGTCGCAACGGCTTGGTGATCCGCGACGTTCCCTTCTATCTCTGGCGGGCGCGGAGGATGAGAGGGAGATGTCGATGCGGCTTGTGTCTGTAGGGCAGGTGTTCGCCGCGGGAATGCTGGCGGCACTGATTGCGGACACGGCTGCGGCCCAGCAGCGCTTCCCCTCCAGCGCCGGCGAACTCGCCGTCGAGACCGTTGCCAGCGGGTTGGAGCATCCCTGGGGCCTCGCCTTCCTGCCGGACGGGCGCAAGCTCGTCACCGAACGGCCCGGCAGGCTCAGGATCGTCGATGCGGAGGGCAAACTCTCCCGGCCGATCACCGGCGTGCCCAGCGTGGTGGCGCGCGGGCAGGGCGGGTTGCTCGGCTTGGCGCTCGACCCGGCCTTCGCGCAGAATCGCCTCGTCTACTTCTCCTTCGTCGAGCCGCGTTCGGGCGGCAGCGGCACCAGCGTCGGGCGCGGGCGCCTCAACGAGCAAGGCACGGCGCTGACCCAAGTCGAGGTGATCTTCCGGCAGATGCCGTCGATCAACTCGAACATGCATTTCGGCTCCCGCCTCGTGTTCGACAGGACAGGAGCGCTTTTCGTTACGGTCGGGGACCGCTACAGCCAGCGTAACCAGGCGCAGAACCCGGCCAATCATCTCGGCAAGGTCATCCGCATCCGCCCCGACGGCGGCGCGCCAGCCGACAACCCGAAGAAGCAGGGTTGGGCGCCCGAAATCTGGTCGATCGGCCATCGCAACGTCCAGGGCGCAGCGTTGCATCCCGAAACGGGCCGGCTCTGGACGGCCGAGCACGGCGCGCGCGGCGGTGACGAGATCAACACGCCCAAGGCCGGACTGAACTATGGCTGGCCGGTCATCACCTATGGCGTCGACTATTCCGGTGCGAAGATCGGGGAAGGGACGGCGAAACCCGGCATGGAGCAGCCGCTGTTCTACTGGGATCCGTCGATCGCGCCCTCCGGCGCGGCCTTCTATACTGGACCGGTCTGGCCGGCCTGGAAGAACTCGCTCTTCGTCGGCGCGCTTGCCGGCCAGATGCTGGTCCGGCTTTCGACACAGGGCGAGACGGTGACCGGCGAGGAGCGGCTGCTCACCACGATCGGCGAGCGCATCCGCGACGTGGTCCAGGGGCCGGACGGCTTCCTCTACCTGCTCACCGACGACGATAACGGCAAGATCCTGCGGGTGCGGCCGGCGAAGTGAAGCCGGGCGATCGATTGGCGCCGTCATTCCGGGGCGCAGCGAAGCTGCGAGCCCGGAACCCATGAACACAGGTTTAAGACAAGGAAGCGCAGCCGGAGCAGCCACACCTGGCGCGACCTGTGTTCATGGGTTCCGGGCTCAAGCGCTGCGCGCTTGCCCCGGAATGACGGCAGCGGGTCTGCTACAAACGAACTCCGCTCTCACGGCCCGCAATCCCACTCGCTTTCGACGGCGAAGACCTTGCGGGTCGAGAGGTGACCGTTCGCATCATAGAGGTCGCCGACATAGTACTCTGTGCCGGCGGCATCGCGCGTGCTGCGCTCGACCTGCAGCGACCAGCCATAGCCGAGCTGCTTGCCGCCCTGCCAGCTGCGATGGATGGCGGCCGGCGAGGCGGCAGAGAGGATGCGGGCCGTATCGCTGCTCGGGCTGCAGGTTGGGCCGGCGATCGCCGCCGCCGGGGTGAGCACGAGGCCGCAGAAGATCAATGCCGTCTTGTTCAAGGCTGGTATCCCTAGTCGGTTGGTCGGTTGAGGCGCCGGCCGGGTCGAAGCGCCGTCTGCTCAGCCCTTGGCGTGGAAGATGAAGAAGGCCCCCGCCGCGATCAGGGCGAAGCCGATGGCGTGGTTCCAGCTCAGCGATTCCTTGAGCCAGAAGACGGAGAAGCCGGCGAAGACGGTGAGGGTGACGACTTCCTGCAGCGTCTTGAGTTCCGCTGCCGAATAGACGGCGGAGCCGATGCGGTTGCCCGGGACCGCCAGCATGTATTCCGGCAGGGCGATCATCCAGCTTGCGAGGATGGCGAGCCAGATCGCGGTGCTCTTGTAGCTCAGATGTCCGTACCAGGCGAAGGTCATGAAGATGTTCGAGCCGAACAGCATCACGATCGGCAGGATATGGGCGAGGCTCAGGGAGGGCATGCCGGGAGCTTTCTTCGCGACGGCAGATGACGGGTGTTCGGCGCTGCTGTTCCGGCCGTCAGCCGAAGCGGAGCTTCATGGTGAGGATGATCAGGACGAGTAGGAGCGTCAGCGCATTGGCGGTGATGACCGGCCAGGACAGGATCTGAATGCCATAGCTCAGCCACAGCGCAGTGCCCGCGGCAAAGAGCCCCTGCGTCCACAGCGAGATCGCACGGGTGTCGCGGGTGCGGATGGTCCGCCAGGCCTGTGGCAGCCAGCACAGGCTGGTCAGCGTGGCAGCGGCAAAGCCGAGGAGCTCGATGGCGGCTGGCGACATGGCGGCGAATCGCGGGAGGAAGGTTTGCTCCCCCATAACGGAATTCGCTTCTTCGTGCCGCCATTCTCGACGGTTAACCTCCATTAACCACAGCGACCTAGCCTGCCCGAGCATCTGTCCGAATCGGTGGAGACCATGCGCGTCTATCAACTGGCCTTGCCACTCGTCCTGTTTGCTTCCGCGGCTTCGGCCCAGGGCAGTTTCCAGTCCTGCCTTGCAGGCCTCCGTTCGGAAGCGGCGGCCAAGGGCGTCTCGGGCGCGACCTTCGATCGGGCCATGGCCGGCGTCGAGCCGGACATGAAGGTCATCGAGGCGATGAACAACCAGCCGGAGTTCAAGACGCCGATCTGGGACTATCTCGGCACGCTGGTCGACGAGGAGAAGGTGGCGGAAGGACGCTCGATGATGCGTCAGCATGCTTCGACCCTTGCTGCGGCCGAGCAGCGCTTCGGCGTCGACCGCCACACCATCGCCGCGGTCTGGGGCGTCGAGAGCGATTTCGGCAAGGCGCGCGGCAAGATGCCGCTCGTGCAGGCGCTCTCGACCGGCGCCTGCCTCGCGCCGCGCCGCAACGCCTTCTTCAAGGGCGAGCTGATCGCGACGCTGCAGATCATCCAGCGCGGAGACGTGCGCCCCGAACGGCTCTTCGGTTCATGGGCCGGCGCCTTCGGCCACACCCAGTTCATCCCCTCGACCTATCTCAGGCTCGCCGTCGACGGCGATGGTGACGGGCGGCGCGACCTCGTCGACTCCATTCCCGACGCGCTGCATTCGACCGCGAATTTCATGGCCAAGGCCGGCTGGGTGACTGGCGCGACCTGGGGCTACGAGGTGCGCGTGCCCAATGGCTATTCTGGCCCGACTGGACGCAATCCCAAGCAGCCGGTCTCGACATGGGCGGCGCGCGGCATCGTAAAATACGATGGCTCGCCGCTGAACGGCACCGGCAATGCCGGCCTGCTGATGCCGGCCGGCAGCAACGGGCCGGCCTTCCTCGTCTTCAAGAACTATGATGCCGCTTACAGCTATAACGGCGCGGATTCGTACGCGCTCGCCATCTCGCTGCTCTCCGACCGGCTGCGGGGCCGGCCGGGCGTGCAGGGAGAGTGGCCGACGGACGATCTGCCGCTTTCCCGCGAACAGCGGCGCGAACTGCAGCGCCTGCTGATCGCCCGCGGCTACAATGTCGGCGAGCCGGACGGCGCGGTGGGGTCGCTGACCCGGACGGCGATCAAGGAGATCGAGGCGAAGCTCGGCATGCCCCAGACCGGGCGGCCGGGCGAGAAGGTGTTGCGCGCGCTGAAGAACGGGCGGGTTTAACCGCAGGCGAGACCACGCCGTCATTCCGGACAAGCCGCGGAGCGGCGCCGATCCGGAATCCATCATGGAGCGCTGCGCGCTACAGTGGATTCCGGGTCTGCGCTTCGCTTCGCCCGGAATGACGGTGCATTTTCCTTGGCCGGCCGATCGCTCTGCCACCTTTCCAGAAATCGGGTGGTGCCGTGCTTCGACTCTCGCGAAGCCGGTGCTCGACCACAAGGAGCAATCACATGACACGCCGCCTCATTTCCACTGGCTCGCCCTTCGAGCGCTCCTTCGGCTATTCGCGCGCCGTCATCGACGGCGATCTCGTCTTCGTCTCCGGTACGACGGGCTACGATTACGCGACCATGACGCTGCCGGAGGATGCCGCCGAGCAGGCGCGCAACATCTTCCGCACGATCAGCTCCGTGCTGGAGGAGGCCGGCTCGTCCCTGTCGCAGGCCCTGCGGGCGCAGTACTTTGTTACCGACCGCAGTTATTGCGAGCCGGTTCTGGCCGTCTGCGGCGAATTCTTCCGCGAGATCCGCCCGGCCGCCGGCATCTATGTCGTCGCCGGACTGCTCAAGCCGGAGATGAAGGTCGAGATCGAGGTGACCGCACGTCTCAAGCCGGTCTGAGCCTTCGTCGAAGAGCCCGCATGGCGGCGTCTCGGAGTATCTGATATATCTCTTGCCTGACTCGAGCGGGCCGCCAGGAGCCCGAGGGCAGCAAGAGGGATGATGCCATGCCGATTGATCGCCGTAAGCTTTTGAAAGGGACGGCCGCACTGGCTAGTTCGGCCTTCATGGCGCCGAAGAGCTTTGCCCAGGCGCGTGCCGGGATGCTGCGCTTCATTCCGTCGACGCCGCTGCCTTCGCTCGATCCGATCGTGGCGACGAGCTATGTCATCCGCAATCACGGCTACCTGATATATGATACGCTGTTCGCGACGGATGCGCAGTTCGGCATCCAGCCGCAGATGGTGCAGAGCTGGGAGACCGCTCCGGACGGGCTGCGCTGGACCTTCCACCTGCGCGACGGCCTGACCTTCCACGACGACCAGCCGGTGCGGGCGCAGGACTGCATCGCCTCGATCAAGCGCTGGTCGGCGCGCGATGCCTTCGGGCAGACCTTCGCCACCTTCGTCGAGGGCTATGACGTCGTCGACCCCCGCACGTTCGCGGTGCGGCTGAAGAAGCCCTTCCCGATGCTGCCGGCCGCGCTCGGCAAGCTCTCCTCCAACGTGCCCTTCGTCATGCCGGAGCGGGTCGCCTCCGGCGATCCGTCGAAGCCGCTGACCGAGGCGATCGGTTCCGGCCCCTGGCGCTTCCAGGAAAAGCAGTGGATTCCCGGCCAGAACGCGATCTACGAGCGCTTCGCCAAGTACAAGCCGCGCGAGGAGGCCCCCTCCTGGGCCGCGGGCGGCAAGGTCGCCAAGATCGACCGGATCGAGTGGCTCGCCCTGACCGAGGCTTCAGCCGCCGTCGGCGCGCTCATGCAGGGCGAGGTCGACTGGTACGAGCAGCCGCCGGTCGATCTTCTGCCGGTGCTCAAGGGGAACAGCGAGATCACGATCACCAACGTGCCGCTCGGGCTGATCCTGCTGATGCGCTTCAACCACCTGCAGCCGCCCTTCAACAATCCGGGCGTCCGGCGCGCGGTGATGATGGCGCTCAACCAGGCCGACTACATGGAGGCGGTCGTCGGCGACAAGGCCTATTACCAGGACTGCAAGACCTTCTTCACGCCGGGCTCGCCGATGTCGACCGGAGCAGGGGGCGCCGAGGCGCTCGGCAACAATCTCGAGCGCGGCAAGGCGATGCTGCAGGAGGCTGGCTACAAGAACGAGAAGGTCGTGCTGCTCGCGCCGGCCGACCAGCCGATCGCCTACAACCAGTGCCTCGTCACCGAGCAGCTGCTGAAGAAGCTCGGGATGAACGTCGATCTTGTCGCGACCGACTGGGCGAGCTTCATCGGCCGCCGCTCCAATCGCGGCGGGCCGGAGCAGGGCGGCTGGTCGGTGTTCCACACGCTCTGGTCCGGCGCCGACGTGCTCAACCCGGCGCTGCATCCGCTGGTGCGCGCCAATGGTGCGGCCGCCTGGTTCGGCTGGCCGGATGATCCGACGCTGGAAGGCTTGCGCGACCAGTGGATCGCGACGCCCGACGCCGGCAAGCAGAAGGAGCTGGCCGCAGCGATCGAGAAGCGCGCCTTCGAGACCGTGCCTTATGCCCCCGCCGGGTTGGTGCAGCAGCCGATGGCCTATCGCAAGAGCCTCACCGGCATGGTGCTCTCGCCGGTCCAGTTCTTCTGGAACATGGAAAAGAAGGCCTGAGCATCGCTCCCGGCGCCGGCGCATGGTCCGCCATGCGCCGGCTTCGCACGCCTGGCGCTTGCGTCGTCACGGTTCCAACCGTAAGCACCGCCGCAAGACCGGAAACCGGTACGGTTCACGACCAAGCGCGAGGCAACGACCATGGCGACCCACAAGCTCCTGCTGCTCCCCGGCGACGGCATCGGCCCCGAGGTGATGGACCAGGTCGAGCAGATCGTGTCCTGGTTCGGCAAGCAGGGCCTCGCCTCGTTCGAGATCGAGAAGGGCCTGGTCGGCGGCGCGGCCTATGACGCGCACAAGGCGGCGATCTCCGAAGGCGACATGAAGCTCGCCCAGGACGCCGACGCCGTGCTGTTCGGCGCGGTCGGCGGCCCGAAATGGGCGGATGTGCCCTATCAGCATCGCCCGGAAGCCGGCCTGCTGCGCCTGCGCAAGGAACTCGGCCTCTTCGCGAATCTGCGCCCGGCGATCTGCTACCCGGCGCTGGCTTCGGCCTCCTCGCTCAAGCCGGAGGTTGTCGAGGGGCTCGACATCCTGATCGTGCGCGAGCTTACCGGCGGCGTCTATTTCGGCGAGCCGAAGGAGATCGTCACGCTGGAGGACGGCTCCAAGCGCGGCGTCGACACCCAGCTCTACACCACGCCGGAAATCGAGCGCATCTGCCGCGTCGCCTTCGAGCTGGCGCGCACCCGCCGCAACAAGGTCTCCTCGGCCGAGAAGCACAACGTCATGAAGACCGGCGTGCTCTGGAAGCAGACGGTCACCGCGCTGCACGCTGCCGAGTACAAGGATGTCGAACTCGAGCATGTGCTTGCCGACAACTGCGCCATGCAGCTCGTGCGCTGGCCGAAGCAGTACGACGTCATCGTCTGCGACAACCTGTTCGGCGACATCCTCTCCGACGTCGCGGCGATGCTGACCGGCTCGCTCGGCATGCTGCCCTCCGCTTCGCTCGGCGCGGAAGATCCCGCGACCGGCAAACGCAAGGCGCTCTACGAGCCCGTCCATGGCTCGGCGCCGGACATCGCCGGCAAGGGCCTCGCCAACCCGATCGCGATGATCGGCTCCTTCGCCATGGCGCTGCGCTATTCCTTCGGCGCGGGCGAGGCGGCGGACCGCCTCGAAGGCGCGATCGCCGACGTGCTCGGCTCCGGCACCCGCACCAAGGACATCGCCGTGCCCGGCGCGAACGCGGTCTCGACCAGCGAGATGGGCGCCGCGATCATCAAGGCGCTCGAAGCGCGCGGCTGACGCCCTTCCTTCTCCCCTTGTGGGAGAAGGTGGCCCGAAGGGCCGGATGAGGGGTCGCGCAGGTCTTGCCGTTTGGGTGTTCGGCTCGCGATCAACGTTGCGCGACCCCTCACCCTAACCCTCTCCCGCAAGGGGAGAGGGGACAGGCCGAGCCGCCTCTCCCCCTCGTGAATTGCCGTGACTCCGCTTTCATGGCCTAACAGCGGCCATAGCATCGGACCGAAAAGTGGAATCCACTTTTCGGAAGAATCCGATGCGATAACAAATCGGTAGATCACCGTTGTCGCGTCCGAACGGACGCGCGGCGATCTAGCGAAAGCGGAGTATGTCCGTCATGCTGATCAAGCGCCGTGCCGGCTGGGAAATGCCGGAAGCCGAAGCCACGCCGGAGAGCGTGTTCCTCAACCGCCGCCAGTTGATGAGCGCGGGAGCGGGGTTGATCGCGGGGGCGGCATGGCCTGGCCTCGCGGCAGCGGAGGCGCCCGATCCGACGCTCGATCTCTACCCCGCCAAGCGCAACGAGGCCTACAAGCTCGACGTGCCGCTGACCAAGGCGGAGGACGCGGCGAACTACAACAACTTCTACGAGTTCGGCATGTCGAAGGACATCGTCGATGCCTCGCGCCGGCTCGCGACGCGGCCCTGGAGTGTTCAGGTCGATGGCCTGGTCGAGAAGCCCTTCGAGATCGACTTCGACGAGCTCGTGCGCAAGCTGCCGCTGGAAGAGCGGCTCTACCGATTCCGCTGCGTCGAGGCCTGGGCGATGGCGGTGCCCTGGACGGGCATCCCGCTCAAATCCTTCGTTGCATTCGCCAAACCGCTCTCGGGCGCGAAATACATTCGCTTCGAGACCTTCCTCAACCCGCGGGTCGCGCCCGGCCAGGGGCAGCGCTGGTATCCCTGGCCCTATACCGAGGGGCTGACGATCGCGGAGGCGACAAACGAATTGCCGCTTCTGGTGACCGGCATCTATGGCAAGCCCCTGCCGACGCAGCACGGTGCGCCGATCCGGCTGATCACGCCGTGGAAGTACGGCTTCAAGTCGGTGAAATCGATCCGCAAGATCAGCTTCGTCGCCGAGCGGCCGAAGACCTTCTGGGAGGGGCTCCAGGCCTCGGAGTACGGCTTCTGGGCCAATGTGAACCCGGCCGTGCCGCATCCGCGCTGGAGCCAGGCGAGCGAGCAGGTGCTGGGCTCGCGCGACCGGCGCCCGACGCTGATCTACAATGGCTATGGCGAGCAGGTCGCCGGACTCTACAAGGGGTTGGAGAACGAGCCCCTGTTCATGTGAGGGGAAGCAGGTTTCGGGTGCCCAAGCCTCGCCGGGCCATGGTAGCGTGCAGCCACCATGTAGTTGGAACGACATGAGTCGCCCATGGCCACCCAGCATTTCCATCTCTTCGACACCGCGATCGGCAGCTGCGCGCTGATCTGGGAGGGCGAGCGCTTCATCGGCGCGCAATTGCCCGAACGCGATGAGGATACGGCGCGCAGGCGACTGGCGCGGCGCTATCCGGAGGCTGACGAGGCCGAGGCGATCGGGTTCGTCGCCGAGGCCGTGGCCGGCATCCGGGCGCTGTTCGAGGGCGAGAAGCGCGATCTCGCCCATCTGCCGGTTGCGCTGGAGACTGTTTCCGACTTCAACCGCAAGGTCTATGAGGTCGCGCGCTCCATCCCGCCGGGGGAGACGCTCACCTATGGCGAAGTGGCGCAGCGCATCGGCGAGCCCGGCGCGGCGCGGGCGGTCGGCGTCGCGCTCGGCCAGAACCCCTGGCCGATCATCGTGCCCTGCCACCGCGTGCTGGCGGCCGGCGGCAAGACGGGCGGCTTCTCGGCCGATGGCGGCGTCGAGACCAAGCTCAGGATCCTGACGATCGAGAAAGCGCGCACCAGTGCCGAGCCCAGCCTGTTCGGGGCGCTGCCGCTTGCGGCACGACCTGCCCGAAGCTGAGCCGCGCAATCACCTGTTTTTCTTGAAATCGCGCAATAGATCGCCGCACGTCCTATCGGACGCGATAACGGTGATCTATGCATTTGTTATCGCATCGGATTCTTCCGAAAAGTGGATTCCATTTTTCGGTCCGATGCTATAGCGCGCTTGCAGCGTGGTTGCTTGCGAGGCGCGCGCAGGGGCCGCTACTGTTTCGGCCTTTCCACGCTTCTTCGAGGGATATCATGGCCAAACTCAAGCTCGCCGTCATCGTGGGCAGCAACCGTCGCGACTCGATCAATCGCAAGCTGGCCCAGGCGCTGGTGAAGCTGGGAGCGAACGCTTTCGACGCGTCCTTCGTCCAGATCGACGACCTGCCGATGTTCAATCAGGATCTGGAGCCGAACCGGCCGGAGTCGACGCTGCGGCTGAAGCGCGAAATCGAGGCGGCCGACGCGATCCTGATCGTGACGCCGGAACACAACCGCTCGATCCCCGCCGTGCTCAAGAACGCCATCGACTGGGCCTCGCGGCCCCATGGCCAGAACTCCTGGGCGAACAAGACCGTGGCTGTGACGGGCACCAGCGGCGGCGCGGTCGGCACGGCGGTCTCGCAGCAGCAACTGCGCATGATCCTAAGCAATATCGCCGGCGTCGTGGTCGGCGGGCAGGTCTTCATCACCTTCAAGGATGATCTGGTCGACGCCGAGCATAACATCACTGTCGAGCGGACGCGGGCCTTCCTGCAGGGCTTCCTCGACAATTTCGCGAAGATCGCCGGCAAGCTCGCGGCCTGACGGGCCAGCGCGTCCCACAGCCATGCATTTTCGGGCGTCGCCTTGCCGGGCGGCGCCTTTTTTATGGCCGGCGTCGGGGCAAAAAAAAAGGGCCGGCGTCCCCGAGGGGAGCCGGCCTTGAAAGTTTGAAACATCTGGCGAAACCGCCAAACATCTCAGAGGGGAACGGCTGAAACGAACTCAACGCCGGGAGGAGATTGCGGAGCCCGTTCCGAACAACCGTGAGCACAATATTGAGCATGGCCTGCCGTTTTGCAATGCAGCATAGTTTGGGGCCGCCATGCGTAGATTGCATGCGATAGTGGCAAATGGTACGAATTTGAGCTTAAATGATTGAGAAATATGCATTCATTGCAAGGTCAAGCTTAGCTGGCGAGGCTGTTTCGTCCGGTTTCGCCGGGTGTTTGCGCCCCCTCTGAGTCTGAGGGACGCTTCGGTGTGCGGATTTGCGCATGGATTGCGCATCGCTGGTCACAATGTTGCCAGAATTGAAAACGGGCGCCATGGGCGCCCGATTCAAAGCCGTATCGCGTGCACTCGATCGCCGCGCGTCCTATCGGACGCGATAACGGCGATCTATGCTTTTGTTATCGCATCGAATTGTTCCGAAAAGTGGATTCCACTTTTCGGTCCGATGCTAGGGTTCGGCGTCAGTAGGTCCAGCGCTGGGCCTTCTGGATCAGGAAGTCGCGGAAGACCTGGACGCGGGCGACCGACTTCATCTCTTCCGGATAGACCAGATAGCTTTCAAGCTGCGGCATCTCGGTCTCGCGCATCAGCTGCACGAGCGGGGAGCCGGTCTCGATCAGATAATCCGGCAACACGGCGATGCCTGCGCCCGAATCGACTGCGCGCTTCATGGCGGTGATGTTGTTCACCGTCAGGTGGATCGGCCGCGGGTTGCGCTGGTCTCGCCCCATCGTGCCGAGCCAGTGCACTGCCGTCAGATAGGAGGGCGAGGTGCCGCCGAAGGAGAGGATGCGATGGTTGTCCAGATCGTCATAGGTCTTCGGCTCGCCGAAGCGCTTCACATAGGCCGGCGAAGCGTAGACGTGGAAGTGCACCGTGAAGAGCTTGCGCTGGATAAGGTCCGGCTGCTGCGGCTGGCGCAGGCGGATCGCGATGTCGGCCTCGCGCATCGACAGGTCGAGCTCCTCATCCGTGAGGATGAGCTCGACCCGGATGTCCGGGTAAAGATCCATGAACTCGGCGAGGCGCGGAGTCAGCCAGTGGCCGCCGAGACCGCGCGTCGCGGTGACCTTGAGCTCGCCGGACGGATGCTCGCGCGTCTCCGAAAGCTGCGAGCGGGTCCGCTCCAGGCGCTGCGTCATCTCGCGCGCGGCGCGCCAGAGCAACTCGCCCTGCTCGGTGAGGATCAGACCCCGCGTATGCCGATGGAACAGCGGTGCGCGCAGCTCCCGCTCGAGCGCCCCGATCTGCCGGCTGACGGCCGATTGACTTAAGCCGAGAACATCGCCAGCCTTGGTAAAACTGCCTGACTCCGCGACCGTATAAAATATTCTAATGCGGTCCCAATCCACCGCGCTTCCCCCGCTATGCGTTTTATGCATGATGGGGGATAAAGAGTTCGTGCGTCAATGTCCGTGTGACAAATGTCGCCCATTATCCGTACTTAATCTGGTTACAAATCCCATCAGCTTCGGTGATGAGTGCGGAAAAGGCGGCTATTCAGCCGCTTCCCGCTGGTCGAGTTCGCTGGCGGCGAGCCAGCGCTCTGCGTCGAGGGCGGCCATGCAGCCCAGGCCGGCCGCCGTGACGGCCTGGCGATAGTGCTCGTCGGTGACGTCGCCGGCCGCGAAGACGCCCGGGACGTTCGTGCGAGTCGTGCCGGGCTCGACATCGATGTAGCCGGATTCACGCATGGTGAGCTGGTCGGCGAAGAGCTCGGTCGCCGGCTTGTGGCCGATCGCGATGAAGACGCCGTCGGCCTTCAGCTCGCTCACCGCGCCGGTCTTGGTGTTGGTCAGGCGCAGATGCGTGACATTCGGCGGCTGCGTGCCGCCGCAGATCTCGGCGATGGCGCTGTCCCAGATCACCTCGATCTTCGGATGCTTGAACAGGCGCTCCTGCGTCACGCGCTCGGCGCGCAGATGATCGCGGCGATGGACCAGCGTGACCTTGCTCGCGAGATTGGCGAGGTAGAGCGCCTCCTCGACCGCCGTGTTGCCGCCGCCGACGACCACGACCTCCTTGTTCCGGAAGAAGAAGCCGTCGCAGGTGGCGCAGGCCGAGACGCCGAAGCCCTGGAAGGTCTGCTCGGAGGGAAGGCCAAGCCACTTTGCCTGAGCGCCGGTCGCGATGATCAGCGCGTCGCAGGAATAGGTCTCGCCGCCATCGCCCCACAAACGAAAGGGGCGCTGCGAGAGGTCGACGCGGGCGATGTGGTCGGAGACCATCTTCGTGCCCATGTGCTCGGCCTGAGCACGCATCTGCTCCATCAGCCAGGGGCCCTGGATCACGTCGGCGAAGCCGGGGTAGTTCTCGACATCGGTGGTGATCATCAGCTGGCCACCGGCCTGCAGGCCGGAGATCAGCACCGGCTCCAGCATGGCGCGGGCAGCGTAGATCGCCGCAGTGTAGCCGGCCGGGCCGGAGCCGATGATCATGACGCGGGCGTGGGTGTGGGCCATCGTCTCCATTCCTCTCCTGCGGGCGAGAGCCGCAGCTTCGATCCGTCACATACGGCGGCGCGGCGCCGAAACAAGAGCCATCGGGCTCAAGCAGCGCCCAGCCGCAAAGCGGCCCGGTGGCGCTGCCAGCCCTGCCGTATCGCATCGGCGATGACGGGCGTGGAGTCTATCGGCTGGTAGCCTTCACCTTCAAGGCGTCCACAGAAGCGATGCACAACGCCTTGGCGCTCCAGGGCCTGGATCAGCGCCGCGATCTTGGGATGGCCCCCTTGCGGCTCGAACACCAGGATCGGTGCGCCCGTCGCGGTGGCCTCGCCGATCATGTTGGTGGAATCGGCGGTCGCGACGATGGCGTCGGCATTGGCGAGCAGAGCGAGATAGGGATTCTCGCCCGAGCCGTCCCACCACCAGCCACGGTTCCGGGCGAAGACGGCTGCGACGGCGGCGGCCAATGCGGGGGAGGTGCGCCGGGAGGGCGAACCGATCAGGGACGCGCCTGACTGTGCCAGATCGTCGAGTTGCCCGGCGAAGCGCTCGATGTCAGCCGGCGTGAAACGGTGGTGGCGGCTGTCTCCACCGACCAGCACCGCGACGCGCGGACGTGGCAGGCCGGCGAGGGCTGCGGGTGGCGCAGCGCGCGCGGCGGCGAGCT
It includes:
- the msrP gene encoding protein-methionine-sulfoxide reductase catalytic subunit MsrP, which translates into the protein MLIKRRAGWEMPEAEATPESVFLNRRQLMSAGAGLIAGAAWPGLAAAEAPDPTLDLYPAKRNEAYKLDVPLTKAEDAANYNNFYEFGMSKDIVDASRRLATRPWSVQVDGLVEKPFEIDFDELVRKLPLEERLYRFRCVEAWAMAVPWTGIPLKSFVAFAKPLSGAKYIRFETFLNPRVAPGQGQRWYPWPYTEGLTIAEATNELPLLVTGIYGKPLPTQHGAPIRLITPWKYGFKSVKSIRKISFVAERPKTFWEGLQASEYGFWANVNPAVPHPRWSQASEQVLGSRDRRPTLIYNGYGEQVAGLYKGLENEPLFM
- a CDS encoding LysR family transcriptional regulator, with translation MDWDRIRIFYTVAESGSFTKAGDVLGLSQSAVSRQIGALERELRAPLFHRHTRGLILTEQGELLWRAAREMTQRLERTRSQLSETREHPSGELKVTATRGLGGHWLTPRLAEFMDLYPDIRVELILTDEELDLSMREADIAIRLRQPQQPDLIQRKLFTVHFHVYASPAYVKRFGEPKTYDDLDNHRILSFGGTSPSYLTAVHWLGTMGRDQRNPRPIHLTVNNITAMKRAVDSGAGIAVLPDYLIETGSPLVQLMRETEMPQLESYLVYPEEMKSVARVQVFRDFLIQKAQRWTY
- a CDS encoding methylated-DNA--[protein]-cysteine S-methyltransferase yields the protein MATQHFHLFDTAIGSCALIWEGERFIGAQLPERDEDTARRRLARRYPEADEAEAIGFVAEAVAGIRALFEGEKRDLAHLPVALETVSDFNRKVYEVARSIPPGETLTYGEVAQRIGEPGAARAVGVALGQNPWPIIVPCHRVLAAGGKTGGFSADGGVETKLRILTIEKARTSAEPSLFGALPLAARPARS
- a CDS encoding NADPH-dependent FMN reductase, which codes for MAKLKLAVIVGSNRRDSINRKLAQALVKLGANAFDASFVQIDDLPMFNQDLEPNRPESTLRLKREIEAADAILIVTPEHNRSIPAVLKNAIDWASRPHGQNSWANKTVAVTGTSGGAVGTAVSQQQLRMILSNIAGVVVGGQVFITFKDDLVDAEHNITVERTRAFLQGFLDNFAKIAGKLAA
- the trxB gene encoding thioredoxin-disulfide reductase, with product MAHTHARVMIIGSGPAGYTAAIYAARAMLEPVLISGLQAGGQLMITTDVENYPGFADVIQGPWLMEQMRAQAEHMGTKMVSDHIARVDLSQRPFRLWGDGGETYSCDALIIATGAQAKWLGLPSEQTFQGFGVSACATCDGFFFRNKEVVVVGGGNTAVEEALYLANLASKVTLVHRRDHLRAERVTQERLFKHPKIEVIWDSAIAEICGGTQPPNVTHLRLTNTKTGAVSELKADGVFIAIGHKPATELFADQLTMRESGYIDVEPGTTRTNVPGVFAAGDVTDEHYRQAVTAAGLGCMAALDAERWLAASELDQREAAE
- a CDS encoding mitochondrial fission ELM1 family protein, which encodes MHENPTPTVWVLSDGKAGDELQCLGVAERLGVVPEIRRVKPRRLWTWLMPRGPIDPREAPDRPGSPLSPPFPEIAIASGRRAVAYLRTLKKVSNGATYTVFLKDPLTGPGTADLIWVAGHDRLRGDNVLVTTTSPHRLTPEKLAAARAAPPAALAGLPRPRVAVLVGGDSRHHRFTPADIERFAGQLDDLAQSGASLIGSPSRRTSPALAAAVAAVFARNRGWWWDGSGENPYLALLANADAIVATADSTNMIGEATATGAPILVFEPQGGHPKIAALIQALERQGVVHRFCGRLEGEGYQPIDSTPVIADAIRQGWQRHRAALRLGAA